Genomic window (Gelria sp. Kuro-4):
GCTTATCGGGCTTGCCGGCTTTGAAAACGCGCTCCCGAAAAACCTCTCCGGCGGCATGAAGCAGCGCGTGGCCATCGCGCGGGCCCTGGCCAACGATCCCGAAGTGCTTCTCATGGATGAGCCCTTCGGCGCCCTGGACGCCCAAACCCGCACGGTGATGCAGGAGGTCCTGCTTACAGCCTGGGAAGAAAGCAAAAAGACCATCCTCTTTGTCACCCATGACGTGGAGGAGGCCATCTTTCTCGCCGACAAGGTGCTGGTGATGACGGCGCGGCCGGGGAAAATCAAGGCTGTCCTTGAGGTCGACCTCCCGCGCCCGCGCCCCTTCTCCCTCAAAACCACAGCCGCCTTTCTGCGCCTCAAGGAACAGGCTCTCACCCTCATCCGCGAGGAAACCCTGCGCGCCATCCAGGGTCATCAGGTTTGAGAAAAGGCTGCCTGCAAGCGCCCGGCGCGGCCGCTGTCCAGGCGTGCCGCGCCTTCCCACCTCACTCTACGAAGTGGAGTTCCCCCAGCCTTTCATCCCGCGCAGGGTCGCAGAGAACGCTGCGCTTACGGGACACGTCAGGAGAAAGGGAAGACAGTCACCCGATAAACTGCTGCGTAAACATCTTGCCATAGGGCCCGCCGTCCACTATTCCCACGCCGATGCACGTGAAGTGGGGACTTAAGATGTTGGCGCGGTGGCCGGAGCTCTTCATGAGGGCCGCGTGGGCCCGGTCCACGGTGGGCGCGCCGGCCAGGTTCTCCCCAGCATACCGGTAGCTGATGCCCGCACGCTGCATCTGTTCAAACGGCGAGCCGAGCTTAGGTGAGATGTGGCCGAAGTAGTTCTCTTCGATCAAATCCCGGCTCTTGGCCCGCGCCGTCTCCACCAGCCGCATGTCCACGGCGAGGGGCTTGAGGCCTGCCTTGGCCCGTTCCTGATTCACGAGCTCCACCATACGGGCTTCGTCCACCGTAAGGCCCGTCCGGGGAGCAGGAGCGGGCTCGGGTGCCGGCGCCGGCTGTGGTTCAGGGACCGGTTGCGGCTTGGGTACGGGTTGCGGCGCCGGTGCCGGTTGCGGATCCGGCGGCGTGCCGGTGCCGCCGCCCAGGCGGGCAACCACCTGTTCGCTCAAGCGCCGGGCCAGGTCGGCAATGGTCGCCGGACTGAGCAGGTAACCGAGGTGCCGCTGCAGCTGGGCGTGGACCTGGCTGTAAACTTGGTTGTAGCCGGTCCCGCCGGCAGCCGGGAGGGTGACCGTGGCCGGCCGGGCCTGGACCGCCAGGCTCAAGGCAAGAACCAAAAGCAGGGCCAGGAGCGCTGAAAACCGTTTCTGCATCTCTTTCACCTCTTACCATAACTTTGTGTAGAATTAAGTTGGCAGTATAATTATAACGGTGTCACCAGTTTTTGTGCAAAGTCCCAGTAAGAGGCGGATCCGGTTCATCCTCCCAAGAGAAAGGCTGGGGCGGCGTTGAACCCGGCTCGCAAAGGCAGCCGCCCTTTTCGCCTGCGGCACAGGCAACTGGAAACGAACCCCTAACAAAAAACCACGGACTGGGCCGTGGTTTTCTTCTTTGCGCTTTTTATCCCTGACCAATAACCCGGGGAGGAATACAGACCTTCTGGCCGGGGTAGAGGAGTTCCGGCTGCTTGAGGGTGGGGTTCGCGGCCAAAAGGGCCTCCAGGGTCACGCCGTAGCGCTGGGCGATGCTCCAGAGGCTCTCGCCCGGCTGCACCACGTGGAAGCGCATGCTCGGGCACTCGGCCATGGGTGGCGTCGGCGGGGCGCCCGTTTCGCGGACGTCCACCACCACGTTGAGCTGAACCTCTTCGGTAACCTTGGCAAATGCTTCCACGACGACAGCCTGGTGGACAACGTTGCCGCACGGTTGTTGTACAGGCATCGCAGGTGCCGGGCAAGTCGGGTCCACCGCAGGTTGCTTCGCCGCCGGGCCTTTCAGCGTGAATTCTATATCGCCAATGATCTTAACCCGTTCGTGAACGGTCATGTCCTCTTCGGCGCCCGGAGTGTCGAGGACGATGCTGAAGGGAACGTTCTCCGCATGGTGCCGCAGGAGATTCCCCATGTCCACAAAGATGATCTGCTTGTGCAGCGTGCCGCGGATAATGACTTTATCCCGTTTGACCTGGGCCGTAACATCCTCGATCTTCGCCATGATGGTGAAGATCTTCAGGGCCTGCATGGGCAGGGTGATATCGCTCTCGATAACCTCGCGCTCGGTCTCTTCCGCCACCACCTGCTCCACCTTGAGCAACCGGCGCTCCACCATGATGTTGGGGCCGGTAACGTTGGTAACCACCTGGAGCTGGAGCGGCTCGACGACCTTGACAAAGGCTTCGACGATGAGGGTTTGCCTCAGCTCCCGGCCCGGGATCATCTTAAGAGAGAATTCGTCGACGACGACGTCCACGTCCACAAAGGCTTCCATATCCGGCTCGGCGCCGGGGATGTCTACGGAAATGGCAAATGGAACGCTTTCGGCATGGTGGCGCACCAGGTTGCCTTCATCTACGAAGAAGATCTGCTTGTGCACGGTGCCACGGATGGTGACCAGGTCTTCTTTGATCTCGGTGGTGACGTTTTTCACCTCAGCCCGGACTTCGAAGATCTTGATGGCGTTCATGGGCAGCGTGACGGTGCTCTCGATGGTCTCCCGCTTGGTGTCCTCGCCCACCACGCTCTCGACGCG
Coding sequences:
- a CDS encoding ABC transporter ATP-binding protein, whose translation is MGNKLQVDGVSKSFAAGAGRVEALSAASFTVAEGEFITLLGPSGCGKSTLLRIIAGLEEPSTGRVLLGGRPITGPGPERGMVFQSYTLFPWLTVYENIEFGLELKGLPRAERRAVAERYLKLIGLAGFENALPKNLSGGMKQRVAIARALANDPEVLLMDEPFGALDAQTRTVMQEVLLTAWEESKKTILFVTHDVEEAIFLADKVLVMTARPGKIKAVLEVDLPRPRPFSLKTTAAFLRLKEQALTLIREETLRAIQGHQV
- a CDS encoding CAP domain-containing protein, which translates into the protein MQKRFSALLALLLVLALSLAVQARPATVTLPAAGGTGYNQVYSQVHAQLQRHLGYLLSPATIADLARRLSEQVVARLGGGTGTPPDPQPAPAPQPVPKPQPVPEPQPAPAPEPAPAPRTGLTVDEARMVELVNQERAKAGLKPLAVDMRLVETARAKSRDLIEENYFGHISPKLGSPFEQMQRAGISYRYAGENLAGAPTVDRAHAALMKSSGHRANILSPHFTCIGVGIVDGGPYGKMFTQQFIG
- a CDS encoding SPOCS domain-containing protein: MAPQLTVRRRLLRVQRVVGEATETKTIQATVVLPVCAIKVFEVQATLKDTKCEVRRDGVYVQGTIHKQVFYVDQGDLVRHVAEDVPFHFFVDVEGAEPDMHCQVRTKIVSVDWTLSADGREVDQDVAVQAFVKVTETEQMEVVTDVTDTNIQVTRELLRVESVVGEDTKRETIESTVTLPMNAIKIFEVRAEVKNVTTEIKEDLVTIRGTVHKQIFFVDEGNLVRHHAESVPFAISVDIPGAEPDMEAFVDVDVVVDEFSLKMIPGRELRQTLIVEAFVKVVEPLQLQVVTNVTGPNIMVERRLLKVEQVVAEETEREVIESDITLPMQALKIFTIMAKIEDVTAQVKRDKVIIRGTLHKQIIFVDMGNLLRHHAENVPFSIVLDTPGAEEDMTVHERVKIIGDIEFTLKGPAAKQPAVDPTCPAPAMPVQQPCGNVVHQAVVVEAFAKVTEEVQLNVVVDVRETGAPPTPPMAECPSMRFHVVQPGESLWSIAQRYGVTLEALLAANPTLKQPELLYPGQKVCIPPRVIGQG